CCCGGCGAACAGCTCGATGTTGAAGGGGCCCTTCTTCGAGCCGGCCTTGAGTCCCAGCTTCTCGACGATGTACGTGGCCTGGAGCTCGCCGACCTTCTCGTTGTCGAAGGAGGCGTAGTAGTCGACGTGCGGGGCGCCCAGGATGAGCCGGTCGTAGGAGATCACCGGGATGTGGGCGTCCGCCGCCTGCTGGAGGACGTTGGACAGCGCCTCGCCGTTGATCGGGGCCACGACCAGGGCGTCGACACCTTGGGTGATCATGTTCTCGATCTGGGCGACCTGCTGGTCGGCGTTGTCCTCCCCGTACTGCAGGGTCGTGGAGAAGCCGGCCTTCTTCAGGCTCGCGGTCATGTTCCGGCCGTCGGCGATCCACCTCTCGGAGGACTTGGTGGGCATGGCGATGCCGATGGTGAGGTCCTTCTTGTCCTTCGACTCCTGGCTGCCGCCCTCGCTGTTCTGCCCGCAGGCGGTCAGGAGCAGGGCGCAGCCGGTGGTCACGGCCAGGAGGGCGGATACGGATCGGAACTTCTTCATGGGCGTTACCTGGCAATCCCGTCATCGAGGGCGGCTCCGACCGGGGACGGGCTCGACGGCGGCGCGTGTCCTCGCACCACCGGGACGGCACCGTTCCGGCTGGGTGACCAGGGCGTCGGCGCCCCGGTCGAGCTAGATTGTTAGCGCTCACAACGGCGTGATACAAGAGGCGCTAAGGTTTTTCTCGTATCGATACACAGCCGTAAGCAGGGAGAAGGGAGGCGAACGTGGCGCATCCCGCGGAAGACGTCCGCCCGCCGACGATGGCCGACGTCGCACGAGAGGCGGGGGTCTCCCATCAGACCGTCTCCCGGGTGCTGAGCGGTCACCCCAACGTGCGCGCGGCCACCCGCGAGCAGGTCACCCTGGCCATCGAGCGGCTCGGCTACCGCCGCAACTCCGCCGCACGCGCCCTGGTGACGCGCCGTACGAGGACGCTGGGCGTCATCGCCGTCAACACCGCCCTGTACGGCCCTGCCAGCACCCTGACCGGCCTGGAGGAGGCGGCCCGGGAGGAGGGCTACCTCGTCTCGACCGTCAGCCTGCGCACCGGATCGGGCCAGGGCCTCAAGGACGCCATCGACCACCTCGCGGCCTGGGGCGTGGAGGGCGTCGTCGCCATCACCCCGCAGCGCTCGCACGTGCAGGCGCTCGCCGAACTGGACGCACCCTTCCCCGTGGTCACCGTGGAGGGCGGTCATCAGCTCGACCTGCCCGGCGTCTCCCTCGACCAGGAACTCGGCGCCCGCATGGTCACCGAGCACCTGCTCGCCGCCGGGCACAGCAACGTCTGGCACGTGGCGGGTCCCGACGACTGGCTGGAGAGCGAGGCCCGCACGGCGGGATGGCGCGCCGTCCTGGAGGAGAGCGGCATCCGGCCCCCGCGCGTACTGACGGGGGACTGGAGCCCGCTGTCCGGGTACCGGGCGGGACAGGAACTCGCGGGGCTCGCCCTGGCCCGCCGCGGGGCGACACCGGTCACGGCGGTCTTCGTCGCCAACGACCAGATGGCGCTCGGCGTCCTGCGGGCGCTGCGCGAGGGCGGGATCCGCACCCCCGCGCAGGTGGCCGTCGCCGGCTTCGACGACATCCCGGAGGCCGAGTTCTTCCCTCCGCCGCTGACGACGGTCCGCCAGGACTTCGCCGCCATCGGGCGCCGGAGCATCGGGCTCCTGGTGGACCACATCGAGGGTCGCGCCCGGAAGGCCGAGCACCTCCTGGTGGAGCCGCAGCTCATCATGCGGGCGAGCACGCGCCCTCCGAGCGAAGCCTGACGGGCGGGGCGGCTCTCGCCCCCGCCTTCCGACCGCCGGTGGCGGGCCCCCTGTCGGCCGTCGGTGGGCTGGTGTCGGCCGGTGGCCGGTGGCCGGTGGCCGGTGGCCGGTAGCCGGTAGCCGGTAGCCGGCTGGTGTCTGGTGTCTGGTGTCTGGTGTCCGGCGGCGCACGCGTGTCGGTGCGCCGCGCCGGACACCGGCCGGCCGACCGCTCCACCCCGCCGGTCGCCATGCCCCTCTCCGCGACCGTCCCACCTCATGCCGGACCGGTCGCGGCTCCGGGGGCTGCGCGGCGTGTAGGTGAGCGCTCACTTCAGGAGCTTGATTTCTTGCCGAATGTTCGACAGAACTACCCGCCACTCTTGTCCAACCCAATTGTGAGCGTTAACAATCAGGGTGCTCCTCTGGCCCTGCTCATGACGAGAGAGACCGCATAGTGACCACACACGCCCTTTCCGACCCCGCAGCCCGTCACCATCCCGAGGCCTGCACCATCGGAGTCGACTTCGGCACCCTCTCCGGGCGCGCCGTCGTGGTCAGGGTCCGGGACGGCGCCGAACTCGGTTCGGCGGTCCACGAGTACCGCCACGCCGTCATCGAGGACCGCCTCCCCTCCACCGGCGCCCCCCTGCGCCCCGACTGGGCCCTGCAGCACCCCGAGGACTGGCGCGACGTCCTGCGTACCGCCGTTCCGGCGGCGGTCGCCGACGCCGGGGTCGACCCCGCCCGCGTCATCGGCATCGCCACCGACTTCACCGCCTGCACGGTCCTGCCGACGACCCCGGACGGCACCCCGCTCGCCCTGATGCCCGAGTGGGCCGACCGCCCGCACGCCTGGCCCAAACTGTGGAAGCACCACGCGGCCCAGGAGCAGGCCGACCGCATCAACGCCCTCGCCCACGCCCGCGGCGAGAAGTGGATCGCACGGTACGGCGGCAAGATCTCCGCCGAGTGGCAGTACGCGAAGGCCCTGCAGGTCCTGGAGGAGGACCCCGCCGTCTACGACGCCTGCGCCCGCTGGATCGAGGCCGCCGACTGGATCGTCTGGCAGCTGACCGGCACCGAGTCCCGCAACACCTGCACCGCCGGCTACAAGGGCATCCACCAGGACGGTGCCTACCCCTCGCCCGACTTTCTGGCGGGGCTCCACCCGGACTTCGCCGACTTCCCCGCCACGCGCCTGGAACACCCGCTTTCCCCCCTGGGCTCCCGGGCCGGTGGGCTGAGCTCCCAGGCCGCTCACTGGACCGGCCTCCCCGAGGGCATCGCCGTCGCCGTCGGCAACGTCGACGCCCACGTGGCCGCGCCCGCGGCGGGCGCCGTCGAGAACGGGCGGATGCTCGCCATCATGGGCACCTCCACCTGCCACGTCCTCAACGGCGCCGCCCTCGCCGAAGTCCCCGGCATCTGCGGGGTCGTGGACGGAGGCATCGTCGAGGGCGCCTACGGCTACGAAGCCGGCCAGAGCGCGGTCGGTGACATCTTCGCCTGGTGGCTCCGGCAGGGCGTACCGGAGGGCTATCGCACCGAGGCGCGGGTCTCGGGCGAGGACCTCCACCAGCTCCTGACCCGCAAGGCCGCCGACCAGCCGGTCGGCGCGCACGGCCTGGTCGCCCTGGACTGGATGAACGGCAACCGTTCCCCCCTGGTCGACCACCACCTCTCCGGAGTCATCGCCGGCCTCACCCTCGACACCCGGCCCGAAGACGTCTACCGGGCCCTGCTCGAATCCACCGCCTACGGCACCCGGCTGATCGTCGAGGCCTTCGAGGAGGGCGGGATCCCCGTCGAGGAGTTCATCGTCACCGGAGGCCTGAAGAAGAACGCGCTGCTCATGCAGATCTACGCCGACGTGCTCCGCCGCCCCGTCTCCCTCGGCACCTCCGAACAGGGGCCGGCGCTCGGCTCGGCCATTCACGCCGCCGTCGCCGCGGGCGCCTACCCCGACGTCCGATCCGCCGCCT
The DNA window shown above is from Streptomyces vietnamensis and carries:
- a CDS encoding LacI family DNA-binding transcriptional regulator, which translates into the protein MAHPAEDVRPPTMADVAREAGVSHQTVSRVLSGHPNVRAATREQVTLAIERLGYRRNSAARALVTRRTRTLGVIAVNTALYGPASTLTGLEEAAREEGYLVSTVSLRTGSGQGLKDAIDHLAAWGVEGVVAITPQRSHVQALAELDAPFPVVTVEGGHQLDLPGVSLDQELGARMVTEHLLAAGHSNVWHVAGPDDWLESEARTAGWRAVLEESGIRPPRVLTGDWSPLSGYRAGQELAGLALARRGATPVTAVFVANDQMALGVLRALREGGIRTPAQVAVAGFDDIPEAEFFPPPLTTVRQDFAAIGRRSIGLLVDHIEGRARKAEHLLVEPQLIMRASTRPPSEA
- the araB gene encoding ribulokinase, coding for MTTHALSDPAARHHPEACTIGVDFGTLSGRAVVVRVRDGAELGSAVHEYRHAVIEDRLPSTGAPLRPDWALQHPEDWRDVLRTAVPAAVADAGVDPARVIGIATDFTACTVLPTTPDGTPLALMPEWADRPHAWPKLWKHHAAQEQADRINALAHARGEKWIARYGGKISAEWQYAKALQVLEEDPAVYDACARWIEAADWIVWQLTGTESRNTCTAGYKGIHQDGAYPSPDFLAGLHPDFADFPATRLEHPLSPLGSRAGGLSSQAAHWTGLPEGIAVAVGNVDAHVAAPAAGAVENGRMLAIMGTSTCHVLNGAALAEVPGICGVVDGGIVEGAYGYEAGQSAVGDIFAWWLRQGVPEGYRTEARVSGEDLHQLLTRKAADQPVGAHGLVALDWMNGNRSPLVDHHLSGVIAGLTLDTRPEDVYRALLESTAYGTRLIVEAFEEGGIPVEEFIVTGGLKKNALLMQIYADVLRRPVSLGTSEQGPALGSAIHAAVAAGAYPDVRSAASVMGSVQRQAYVPDPARADAYDALFGEYRALHEHFGTGADLLLHRLRRIRNTARVAATD